From the Elstera cyanobacteriorum genome, one window contains:
- a CDS encoding BolA family protein translates to MPHDAHEPTGPMAAQMQKKLLAAFAPAEVLIHDDSARHAGHAGAREGGESHFRVVVISPQFEGLSRVERQRRINSVLAEELAGPVHALALMARTPEEVGS, encoded by the coding sequence ATGCCGCACGACGCCCACGAACCGACCGGCCCGATGGCTGCCCAAATGCAGAAGAAACTGCTGGCCGCCTTCGCCCCCGCCGAAGTGCTGATCCACGACGATAGCGCCCGCCACGCCGGTCATGCTGGCGCGCGGGAGGGGGGCGAGAGCCATTTCCGCGTCGTCGTCATCTCCCCGCAGTTCGAAGGCCTATCGCGGGTCGAACGCCAGCGGCGGATCAATAGCGTGCTGGCGGAAGAATTGGCTGGCCCGGTCCATGCCCTGGCCCTGATGGCACGGACGCCGGAAGAAGTGGGCAGCTAA
- a CDS encoding J domain-containing protein encodes MATRRPSRFTVSFFDEIEKPPVRPCDHAGCPNAGEFRAPKSRSDLNSYYWFCLDHVREYNLAWNYYAGMSPEEIEAENRTDATWNRPTWPFGQSKPGGKTQYQPGTGRRPRFTDGFGFFEDDAEADRTAARGSASAEETKAMAIFNLSHPITLADVKTRYKELVKRHHPDANGGDKKAEERIKVINQAYTVLRAFVTE; translated from the coding sequence ATGGCCACCCGTCGACCGTCCCGGTTTACGGTCTCATTTTTCGATGAGATCGAAAAACCCCCCGTTCGCCCCTGCGATCATGCGGGCTGCCCAAACGCGGGCGAGTTCCGGGCGCCGAAATCGCGCAGCGACCTCAATAGCTACTATTGGTTCTGCCTCGATCACGTTCGCGAATATAACCTCGCCTGGAACTATTATGCGGGCATGTCGCCGGAGGAAATCGAGGCGGAAAACCGCACCGATGCGACCTGGAACCGCCCGACCTGGCCGTTCGGCCAATCAAAGCCGGGGGGCAAGACCCAGTACCAGCCCGGCACCGGGCGCCGCCCGCGCTTTACCGACGGGTTCGGCTTCTTCGAGGACGATGCGGAGGCCGACCGCACCGCCGCACGCGGGTCGGCCAGTGCCGAAGAAACCAAGGCCATGGCGATCTTCAACCTGTCGCACCCTATCACGCTCGCCGATGTGAAGACCCGCTATAAGGAGCTGGTCAAACGCCACCATCCCGATGCGAATGGTGGCGATAAGAAAGCCGAAGAGCGGATCAAGGTGATTAACCAAGCCTATACGGTGCTGCGGGCCTTCGTGACGGAGTGA
- a CDS encoding ferredoxin--NADP reductase: MSNFLEERVLSVHHWTNRLFSFTTTRDKGFRFLNGQFIMIGLPVNGKPLLRAYSIASANFEEHLEFLSIKVENGPLTSRLQHIQVGDTIIVGKKPTGTLVIDYLLPGRRLYLLSTGTGLAPFMSIIRDPETYEKFEQVVLVHGVREVAELAYHDYITQELPNDEILGEMVAGKLLYYPTVTREPYKNQGRATELIESGKLFTDLGIPALDPETDRAMICGSAAMLADLKAMLEARGFVEGNTSTPGAFVIERAFAEK; the protein is encoded by the coding sequence ATGTCGAACTTCCTGGAAGAGCGCGTTTTAAGCGTCCACCATTGGACCAACCGGCTGTTCAGCTTCACCACGACCCGCGATAAAGGGTTCCGCTTCCTGAACGGCCAATTCATCATGATCGGCCTGCCGGTGAACGGAAAGCCGCTGCTACGCGCCTACAGCATCGCCAGCGCCAATTTCGAAGAACATTTGGAATTCCTGTCGATCAAGGTCGAAAACGGCCCGCTGACCTCGCGGCTTCAGCATATCCAGGTTGGCGATACGATCATCGTTGGCAAAAAGCCGACCGGCACGCTGGTTATCGATTATCTGCTGCCGGGTCGCCGCCTCTATCTGCTCTCGACCGGCACCGGCCTTGCGCCGTTCATGTCGATCATCCGCGACCCGGAAACCTACGAGAAGTTCGAGCAGGTGGTGCTGGTCCACGGCGTGCGCGAAGTCGCCGAACTCGCCTACCACGATTACATCACCCAAGAGCTGCCGAACGACGAAATCTTGGGCGAGATGGTGGCCGGAAAGCTGCTCTATTACCCGACCGTTACGCGCGAGCCGTATAAGAACCAGGGCCGCGCAACCGAGTTGATTGAAAGCGGCAAGCTGTTCACCGACCTCGGCATCCCGGCACTCGACCCAGAAACCGACCGCGCCATGATTTGCGGCAGCGCCGCGATGCTGGCCGATCTGAAGGCGATGTTGGAAGCGCGTGGGTTTGTTGAGGGCAATACCTCTACCCCCGGCGCCTTCGTTATCGAACGGGCGTTTGCGGAGAAATAA
- the lspA gene encoding signal peptidase II yields the protein MSKTVKQGLLIAALVILLDQISKIWLMDYLGVAGPDQRAAGFPVTGFFDIVGVWNKGVSFSLFSNHDGSGAWILSLVALVITGAMLVWLWRAQGLRLALGLGMVIGGALGNVIDRVRFGAVFDFLFFYYQQYSWPAFNIADTGISVGVGLLLIDSLLDSRRKG from the coding sequence ATGTCGAAAACCGTCAAACAGGGGTTGCTGATCGCCGCCCTCGTCATCTTGCTCGATCAAATCAGCAAGATTTGGCTGATGGATTATCTGGGGGTGGCGGGGCCGGATCAGCGCGCGGCGGGCTTCCCCGTGACCGGGTTTTTCGACATCGTGGGCGTGTGGAATAAAGGCGTCAGCTTCAGCCTGTTTTCCAATCATGATGGCAGCGGCGCCTGGATTTTGTCGCTGGTCGCCCTGGTGATTACCGGGGCGATGCTGGTCTGGTTGTGGCGGGCGCAGGGGCTGCGGCTGGCGCTCGGCCTCGGCATGGTCATCGGCGGCGCGCTGGGCAATGTGATTGACCGCGTGCGCTTTGGCGCGGTCTTCGATTTCCTGTTTTTCTACTATCAGCAGTATAGCTGGCCCGCGTTCAATATCGCCGATACGGGGATTTCGGTGGGCGTCGGGCTGCTGCTGATCGACTCGCTGCTCGACAGCCGCCGCAAAGGGTAA
- the ileS gene encoding isoleucine--tRNA ligase — MTRDYKASVFLPTTEFPMRGDLPKLEPSILARWEKIGLYDLIRQDSAGRPKWVLHDGPPYANGDIHIGHAVNKILKDVINRSQRMLGQDVSYVPGWDCHGLPIEWKIEEKYRAKGQDKNSVPVVEFRQECRAFAEHWVGVQAGEFKRLGIMGDWAQPYLTMAYPAEAQIFRELTKFLMKGALYQGFRPVLWSVVEQTALADAEVEYHDHTSTQIYVRFPVVSSPNPALSGASVVIWTTTPWTIPANRAVAYNPELAYVVIDVTETGDDALAKAGDRLLIAEALLEAVTAATKITGYKKLADLPGTALEGVILAHPLRGKGYEFDVPLLPGAHVTADAGTGLVHTAPSHGEDDFQLGKQFGLEVPRTVAGDGKYYDSVPLFAGVHVFKADGPVCAALTEAGNLLAQAKLLHSYPHSWRSKAPLIYRATPQWFISMETDGLREKALKAIDDTQWFPPQGKNRIGAMIAQRPDWCVSRQRTWGVPLALFISKKTGEPLRDPAVNERIAAAFEAEGGDAWFASPAARFLGNEYNPEDFEQVTDVVEVWFDSGSTHAFVLEARPDLKWPADLYLEGSDQHRGWFHTSLLESCGTRGRAPYDAVLTHGFTLDEQGRKMSKSLGNGVDPLVVMNEFGADILRLWAMLSDYSEDTRIGKSILQYTADHYRRLRNTLRYLLGALAGFDDAERLPEAEMPELERWVLHRLAELDKDLRASIQRYDFLSFYTALHTFCANDLSAFYFDIRKDALYCDAPTSARRRAARTVMAECLHKLILWLAPVMPFTAEQAWGLRPVGVAGGSQGEEDSVHRQLFPEPPAVWLDAALGEKWALIRSIRRAVTGAIELARAAKEIGSSSQAAPEVYAAPQYVAALSGLDFAEICITASIDLRPLASAPPDAVLSVDVEGVAVRFAKTDHARCERCRSHYPEVGTIADHPDLCFRCAEVVGG, encoded by the coding sequence ATGACCCGCGATTATAAAGCCAGCGTCTTCCTGCCCACGACCGAGTTTCCGATGCGCGGCGATCTGCCGAAGCTGGAGCCGTCGATTTTGGCGCGGTGGGAAAAGATCGGGCTTTACGATCTGATCCGCCAAGATAGCGCCGGGCGGCCCAAGTGGGTGCTGCACGATGGCCCGCCCTACGCCAATGGCGATATTCACATCGGCCATGCGGTGAATAAGATCCTGAAGGACGTCATCAACCGCTCGCAGCGCATGCTGGGCCAAGATGTGTCCTATGTGCCGGGCTGGGACTGCCACGGTCTGCCGATTGAATGGAAGATCGAAGAAAAGTATCGCGCCAAGGGCCAGGATAAAAACTCGGTTCCCGTGGTCGAATTCCGCCAGGAATGCCGCGCCTTTGCCGAACATTGGGTGGGCGTGCAAGCCGGCGAGTTCAAACGCCTCGGCATCATGGGCGATTGGGCGCAGCCTTACCTGACGATGGCCTATCCGGCGGAAGCACAAATCTTCCGCGAGTTGACCAAGTTCCTGATGAAAGGCGCGCTCTACCAAGGCTTCCGCCCGGTATTGTGGAGCGTCGTCGAACAGACCGCCCTCGCCGACGCCGAGGTGGAATATCACGACCATACCTCGACGCAGATTTACGTGCGCTTCCCGGTGGTCTCCTCCCCCAATCCGGCGCTTAGCGGCGCGAGTGTGGTGATCTGGACGACGACCCCCTGGACCATCCCGGCCAACCGCGCCGTCGCCTATAATCCCGAACTGGCTTATGTGGTGATCGACGTCACCGAAACCGGGGATGATGCCCTCGCCAAGGCGGGCGATAGGCTGCTGATCGCCGAAGCGCTGCTGGAGGCGGTGACCGCCGCCACCAAGATCACCGGCTATAAAAAGCTTGCCGATCTGCCGGGCACCGCACTTGAAGGCGTGATCCTCGCCCATCCGCTGCGCGGCAAAGGCTATGAGTTCGACGTACCGCTGCTCCCCGGCGCCCATGTGACGGCGGACGCCGGGACGGGCCTTGTCCATACCGCCCCCAGCCACGGCGAGGACGATTTCCAACTGGGCAAGCAGTTCGGGCTGGAAGTGCCGCGCACCGTTGCGGGCGACGGCAAATATTACGACAGCGTGCCGTTGTTCGCGGGCGTCCATGTGTTTAAGGCCGATGGCCCCGTTTGCGCGGCGCTGACCGAGGCCGGGAACCTGCTGGCGCAGGCCAAGCTGCTGCATTCCTACCCGCACTCCTGGCGCTCCAAAGCCCCGCTGATCTATCGCGCCACGCCGCAATGGTTCATCTCGATGGAGACGGATGGGCTGCGCGAGAAGGCATTGAAGGCGATTGACGATACACAATGGTTCCCGCCGCAAGGTAAGAACCGCATCGGCGCAATGATCGCCCAGCGTCCGGACTGGTGCGTCTCGCGTCAGCGCACCTGGGGCGTGCCGCTTGCGCTGTTCATCAGCAAGAAAACCGGCGAGCCGCTGCGCGACCCAGCGGTGAACGAGCGCATTGCCGCAGCCTTCGAAGCGGAAGGTGGCGACGCGTGGTTTGCCTCCCCCGCTGCCCGCTTCCTCGGCAATGAGTATAACCCCGAGGATTTCGAGCAAGTCACCGATGTCGTCGAAGTCTGGTTCGACAGCGGCTCCACTCACGCTTTCGTGCTGGAAGCCCGCCCGGACCTGAAATGGCCCGCCGATCTCTATCTCGAAGGGTCGGACCAGCACCGGGGCTGGTTCCATACCTCCCTGTTGGAAAGCTGCGGCACGCGCGGCCGCGCGCCCTATGACGCAGTGCTAACCCACGGCTTCACGCTCGACGAGCAGGGCCGCAAAATGTCCAAATCCTTGGGCAATGGCGTCGATCCGCTGGTGGTGATGAACGAGTTCGGCGCCGATATTCTGCGGCTCTGGGCGATGCTGTCCGATTATTCGGAAGACACGCGCATCGGCAAATCGATCCTGCAATATACCGCCGACCATTACCGCCGCCTCCGCAATACCCTGCGCTACCTGCTGGGTGCGCTGGCCGGGTTCGACGATGCTGAACGCCTGCCCGAAGCGGAGATGCCGGAACTGGAACGCTGGGTGCTGCATCGCTTGGCGGAGTTGGATAAGGATCTGCGCGCCAGCATCCAGCGGTACGACTTCCTGTCCTTCTACACGGCGCTGCATACCTTCTGCGCCAATGATCTCTCGGCCTTCTACTTCGATATCCGTAAGGATGCGCTCTACTGCGATGCGCCGACCAGCGCCCGCCGTCGCGCTGCCCGCACGGTGATGGCGGAATGCTTGCATAAGCTGATCCTGTGGCTGGCGCCGGTCATGCCCTTCACCGCCGAGCAAGCCTGGGGCCTGCGCCCCGTTGGCGTCGCGGGCGGCAGCCAGGGCGAGGAGGATAGCGTGCATCGCCAGCTCTTCCCGGAACCCCCGGCGGTTTGGCTGGATGCGGCTTTGGGCGAAAAATGGGCGCTGATCCGCTCGATCCGCCGCGCGGTGACCGGGGCGATTGAACTGGCCCGTGCGGCCAAGGAAATTGGTTCGTCGTCGCAAGCCGCGCCGGAAGTCTATGCCGCCCCTCAGTATGTCGCGGCGCTGTCCGGTCTCGACTTTGCCGAAATCTGCATCACCGCCAGCATAGACCTGCGCCCGCTGGCCAGCGCGCCGCCCGATGCCGTGCTGTCGGTGGATGTCGAAGGCGTCGCCGTGCGCTTCGCCAAGACTGACCACGCCCGCTGCGAGCGCTGCCGCAGCCATTACCCGGAAGTCGGCACTATCGCCGATCACCCGGACCTCTGCTTCCGCTGTGCCGAGGTGGTGGGCGGCTAA
- a CDS encoding substrate-binding periplasmic protein, whose translation MAVFGLLAAIALPVRAQTPLPPLVRLSTGDDYPPFSSSTEAGGGAAVALVKAVFAELKQPIALEIEPWMRGQERLQSQQIDGTFPYVPNPERLTLYRYSRPLATIRIRLFTRKGVPLADLPLGAASGQTLCIARGTSPAVPSARLLLSGQATLVNGSDVATCFKLLLAKRVDLVQTHEHLAKRAMRQLEQPADAVVPVGGDDPRAFEETGLHFIVSRHAPQGEALIAAFDRGLAALRENGQFAEILSRYGLTLPSS comes from the coding sequence TTGGCGGTTTTTGGCCTGTTGGCCGCAATCGCGCTGCCGGTCAGGGCACAAACCCCGTTGCCGCCGCTCGTGCGCCTTTCGACTGGCGATGATTATCCGCCGTTCTCCTCCTCGACCGAAGCGGGGGGTGGGGCCGCCGTCGCCTTGGTGAAAGCCGTTTTCGCCGAACTCAAGCAGCCGATTGCCCTTGAGATCGAACCCTGGATGCGCGGGCAGGAGCGGCTGCAAAGCCAGCAGATCGACGGCACGTTTCCCTATGTGCCGAACCCGGAACGGTTAACCCTCTACCGCTATTCCCGCCCCTTGGCCACCATTCGCATCCGCTTATTCACCCGCAAGGGCGTGCCGCTCGCCGATTTACCGCTCGGCGCGGCCAGCGGCCAGACCTTGTGCATCGCGCGCGGCACCTCGCCTGCAGTCCCCTCGGCCCGCCTGCTTCTCTCGGGGCAGGCGACCCTGGTGAATGGCAGCGATGTCGCGACCTGTTTCAAGCTTCTGCTGGCCAAGCGCGTCGATCTGGTGCAAACGCACGAGCATCTAGCGAAGCGGGCGATGCGGCAGTTGGAACAACCCGCCGATGCGGTCGTCCCGGTCGGCGGTGACGATCCGCGCGCGTTCGAGGAAACCGGGCTACATTTTATCGTCTCCCGGCACGCCCCGCAGGGGGAGGCTTTGATCGCGGCCTTCGACCGTGGCTTGGCCGCCTTGCGGGAGAATGGGCAGTTCGCTGAAATCCTCTCCCGCTACGGGCTTACCCTGCCGTCGAGCTGA
- a CDS encoding COX15/CtaA family protein, whose protein sequence is MTTLAAPSLVRPIPPARRAVALWLLIGAAMIFAMVVIGGITRLTESGLSIVEWKPVSGTLPPLTDSDWQAEFQKYQDSPQYRQVNRGMSLAEFKTIFWWEFIHRLWGRLIGVVFAIPMLVFWLRGAFDAALKRRVLLLFVLGGIQGAIGWWMVASGLKDIPAVSPYRLATHLGMALVIYGITLWTALGLLQPRRQAATPGQGAALGLLAAVSVTILAGAFVAGLDAGMIYNEFPYMGAGLVPPDYWHPSLSALRNAFENHAAVQFHHRVLAVGTAGAALIFALWLARRGLIGWAGALAGSVALQITLGILTLLHQVPVDLGAAHQAGAVLVLSVVIGVLHRLKISSTAG, encoded by the coding sequence ATGACCACCCTCGCCGCCCCCAGCCTCGTCCGCCCCATCCCACCCGCCCGCCGCGCCGTGGCGCTGTGGCTGCTGATCGGGGCGGCGATGATCTTTGCGATGGTGGTGATCGGCGGGATTACCCGGCTCACCGAAAGCGGCCTGTCCATCGTCGAATGGAAACCGGTCAGCGGCACGCTCCCCCCGCTGACGGACAGCGACTGGCAGGCGGAATTTCAGAAGTATCAGGACAGCCCGCAGTACCGGCAGGTGAACCGCGGCATGAGTCTCGCCGAGTTCAAAACGATCTTTTGGTGGGAATTCATCCACCGCCTGTGGGGGCGGTTGATTGGTGTCGTCTTCGCCATCCCGATGCTGGTCTTCTGGCTACGCGGCGCGTTCGATGCCGCCTTGAAGCGCCGGGTGCTGCTGCTGTTCGTGCTGGGTGGGATACAGGGCGCCATCGGCTGGTGGATGGTCGCGAGTGGCCTGAAGGATATTCCCGCCGTCAGCCCCTATCGGCTCGCCACCCATCTTGGCATGGCGCTGGTGATCTATGGGATCACCCTCTGGACCGCCTTGGGCCTGCTGCAACCGCGCCGTCAAGCCGCCACGCCGGGCCAAGGCGCCGCCCTGGGGCTGCTGGCCGCCGTCAGCGTGACGATCCTGGCCGGGGCCTTCGTGGCGGGGCTGGACGCCGGGATGATCTATAACGAGTTCCCGTACATGGGCGCCGGGCTAGTGCCGCCCGACTATTGGCACCCCAGCCTGTCGGCTCTACGCAATGCCTTCGAAAATCACGCCGCCGTGCAGTTCCACCATCGGGTACTGGCGGTCGGAACGGCGGGGGCGGCGCTGATCTTCGCGCTTTGGCTCGCCCGGCGCGGCCTTATCGGCTGGGCCGGGGCCTTGGCGGGATCAGTCGCCCTTCAGATCACCCTGGGCATCCTAACGCTGCTCCATCAGGTGCCCGTCGATCTCGGGGCTGCCCATCAAGCCGGGGCGGTGCTGGTGCTGAGCGTCGTCATCGGCGTGCTGCACCGGCTGAAAATCAGCTCGACGGCAGGGTAA
- a CDS encoding adenylate/guanylate cyclase domain-containing protein, whose protein sequence is MTASLPPMPSAAVWKLSGAQVINRLRLVTGLILFTYVLTHFSNHLLGLVSLDLMQAKQGDFMGFWWSKPGTYTLLGAVLIHLGLAYWALYRRRSLRLKRWEAMQLLTGALIPYMLIEHVITTRVAFELYDLQDSYTYVLWMLFGGEKQALQAATLVFAWLHGCIGLHYWLRLNPWYDRVKPWLFALAILMPTLVLISFFQTGREVMVMMRDPAWQAQTIAAMKLPPPDKAAHLIALRDGIRWGMLGLLALVFFARYARNLIEARQQQVRVHYHGGKAVAVPKGRTLLEISRMNNIPHASVCGGRGRCSTCRVRVGQGAEHLPPPDANEARVLARISAPPGVRLACQVRPDCDLEIAPLLPAQAMPHDGFAKPEQTHGVEMEIAVLFADLRGFTTLSEQKLPFDVVFILNRYFAEMGEAIGAAGGAVTQFSGDGVMALFGYEREDPTYAAQSALKAARRMAERLEALNQDFSHDLDAPLRMGIGIHQGLAIVGEMGHGRATGLTAIGDTVNTASRLEGLSKEFHAQLVVSEQVLARAGIGLEGAARHSIVPRGRTVPLEIFALARALDLPLLR, encoded by the coding sequence ATGACCGCGAGCCTGCCGCCGATGCCGTCCGCCGCCGTCTGGAAACTCTCGGGCGCCCAGGTGATCAACCGCCTGCGGTTAGTGACCGGACTGATCCTCTTTACCTACGTCCTGACCCATTTCAGCAATCATCTGCTGGGGCTGGTATCGCTTGATCTGATGCAGGCCAAGCAGGGCGATTTCATGGGGTTCTGGTGGTCGAAACCCGGCACCTACACGCTGCTGGGCGCCGTGCTGATCCATCTCGGCCTCGCCTATTGGGCGCTCTACCGCCGCCGGTCGCTGCGGCTAAAACGCTGGGAAGCGATGCAACTGCTGACCGGCGCGCTGATCCCCTACATGCTGATCGAACACGTGATCACCACGCGGGTGGCCTTCGAACTCTACGATCTTCAGGATAGCTATACATATGTGCTGTGGATGCTGTTTGGCGGCGAGAAGCAGGCCCTGCAAGCGGCGACCTTGGTTTTCGCCTGGCTGCATGGCTGTATCGGCCTGCACTATTGGCTGCGGCTAAACCCCTGGTACGACCGGGTGAAACCCTGGTTGTTCGCCCTGGCCATTCTGATGCCGACGCTGGTGCTCATCAGCTTTTTCCAAACCGGGCGCGAAGTGATGGTGATGATGCGCGATCCGGCGTGGCAGGCCCAGACCATCGCCGCGATGAAGCTGCCGCCGCCCGACAAAGCCGCCCATCTGATCGCCCTGCGCGACGGGATCCGCTGGGGCATGCTTGGGCTGCTGGCGCTGGTCTTTTTTGCTCGCTACGCCCGGAACCTGATCGAAGCGCGGCAACAACAGGTGCGCGTTCATTATCACGGCGGCAAGGCGGTCGCGGTGCCAAAGGGGCGGACGCTGCTGGAAATCAGTCGCATGAACAATATTCCCCACGCCTCGGTCTGCGGCGGGCGTGGGCGCTGTTCGACCTGCCGGGTGCGCGTTGGGCAGGGGGCGGAGCATCTGCCGCCGCCCGACGCCAATGAAGCCCGCGTGCTGGCCCGGATTTCCGCCCCGCCGGGCGTGCGTCTCGCCTGCCAAGTCCGGCCCGATTGCGATCTTGAAATCGCGCCGCTGCTGCCCGCCCAAGCCATGCCGCACGATGGCTTCGCCAAACCCGAGCAGACCCACGGCGTCGAAATGGAAATCGCCGTATTGTTTGCCGACCTGCGGGGCTTTACCACCCTGTCGGAACAAAAGCTGCCGTTCGACGTCGTGTTTATCCTCAACCGCTATTTCGCGGAGATGGGGGAGGCGATTGGCGCCGCTGGCGGGGCGGTGACGCAGTTTTCCGGCGATGGGGTGATGGCGCTCTTTGGCTACGAGCGCGAAGACCCCACCTATGCCGCCCAATCGGCCCTCAAGGCCGCCCGGCGAATGGCTGAGCGGCTGGAGGCGCTGAACCAGGACTTTAGCCATGATCTGGATGCCCCCCTGCGTATGGGGATCGGCATCCACCAGGGCCTGGCGATTGTAGGGGAAATGGGGCATGGGCGCGCTACCGGCCTGACGGCCATTGGCGATACGGTCAATACCGCCTCCCGCCTCGAAGGCCTGTCGAAAGAGTTCCACGCGCAGCTCGTCGTATCGGAACAGGTACTGGCCCGTGCCGGAATAGGGCTTGAAGGCGCCGCCCGCCACTCTATTGTCCCCCGGGGTCGCACGGTGCCGCTAGAGATTTTCGCCCTGGCGCGCGCCCTCGACCTGCCCCTATTGCGTTAG
- a CDS encoding ABC transporter ATP-binding protein: MIETQALTKTFGGTDVVRDVSFTVHKGEVLGFLGPNGAGKSTTMKMITGFLAPTRGTAKVCGQDILTQTRAAQRRLGYLPEGAPAYGDMTPYGLLGFVADVRGLFGAERRKRIDAALDAAQLRSVTHQPIDTLSKGFKRRVGLAQALLHDPDVLILDEPTDGLDPNQKHDVRTLIREMAAEKAILISTHILEEVEALCSRTLVIARGCIVADSTPLDLLRRDPLHGAVVLAVAEADRAALLPKLHLIPGALAVEASEDGLIVRPVPGREADLLAGLSQAQRTENWPVSEVYQQRGRLDVVFRSLTAPASRAA; this comes from the coding sequence ATGATTGAGACCCAGGCCCTGACGAAGACCTTCGGCGGCACCGATGTGGTGCGCGACGTCAGCTTCACCGTTCATAAGGGCGAAGTCCTCGGCTTCCTCGGGCCGAACGGGGCCGGTAAATCGACGACAATGAAAATGATCACGGGCTTTCTGGCGCCAACGCGCGGGACGGCCAAGGTCTGCGGGCAGGATATTCTGACCCAGACCCGCGCTGCGCAGCGCCGCCTGGGCTATCTGCCGGAAGGCGCCCCGGCCTATGGCGATATGACGCCCTATGGCCTGCTGGGCTTCGTGGCCGATGTGCGCGGGCTTTTCGGGGCGGAACGCCGCAAGCGCATTGATGCCGCGCTGGATGCGGCGCAACTGCGCAGCGTGACCCATCAGCCCATCGATACGCTGTCGAAAGGCTTCAAGCGCCGCGTTGGGCTGGCGCAGGCGCTGCTGCACGATCCCGATGTGCTGATTCTCGACGAGCCGACCGACGGTCTCGACCCCAATCAGAAGCATGACGTGCGCACCCTTATTCGCGAGATGGCGGCTGAAAAAGCCATTTTGATTTCCACGCATATTTTGGAGGAAGTCGAAGCCCTCTGCTCTCGTACGCTGGTGATCGCCCGTGGATGCATTGTCGCCGACAGTACGCCGCTCGATCTGCTGCGCCGCGACCCGCTGCATGGGGCGGTCGTGCTGGCGGTGGCGGAGGCCGACCGCGCGGCGCTGCTGCCGAAACTGCACCTCATTCCCGGTGCCTTGGCCGTCGAAGCCAGCGAAGACGGGCTGATCGTCCGCCCGGTGCCGGGGCGCGAGGCCGATCTGTTGGCGGGCCTCAGCCAAGCCCAGCGCACGGAAAACTGGCCCGTGTCGGAAGTCTATCAGCAGCGCGGACGGCTTGATGTCGTCTTCCGCAGTCTCACCGCGCCCGCGTCGCGCGCCGCCTGA
- a CDS encoding ABC transporter permease subunit, with amino-acid sequence MYPAYAVFKREIASYFATPLAYVFLVIFLVLASSLTFYMGNFFERGQADLQPFFGFLPWLYLFLVPALSMRLWADERKSGTIELLLTLPLEVCQAVVGKFLASWAFCAVGLLLAFPLVIAVAVLGQPDYGVIISSAIGALLMSGAFLAIGSAMSALTRNQVIAFVLTATVCFLITAAGTGLVSGAFAAWAPTALVEFVSGFSVLTRFANLQRGVIDARDVLYFGSLIVGFLLITALIVDLKKAE; translated from the coding sequence ATGTATCCGGCTTATGCTGTCTTCAAGCGCGAGATTGCGAGCTATTTCGCAACGCCGCTTGCCTATGTGTTTCTGGTTATCTTTCTCGTGCTCGCCAGTTCCCTGACCTTCTACATGGGGAATTTCTTCGAGCGCGGGCAGGCCGATTTGCAGCCTTTCTTCGGCTTTCTGCCGTGGCTGTATCTGTTTCTCGTCCCGGCGCTGTCGATGCGCTTGTGGGCGGACGAGCGCAAGAGCGGCACCATCGAACTGCTGCTGACGCTACCGCTGGAAGTGTGTCAGGCCGTGGTTGGCAAATTCCTAGCCTCCTGGGCCTTCTGCGCCGTTGGGCTGCTGCTGGCCTTTCCGCTGGTGATTGCCGTTGCGGTACTGGGGCAACCGGACTACGGCGTGATCATCTCCAGCGCCATCGGGGCACTGTTGATGAGCGGCGCCTTTCTGGCCATCGGGTCGGCCATGTCGGCCCTAACGCGCAATCAGGTGATCGCCTTCGTGCTGACCGCCACGGTCTGCTTCCTGATTACGGCGGCGGGCACTGGGCTGGTCTCGGGCGCTTTTGCCGCTTGGGCGCCGACGGCGCTGGTCGAATTCGTCAGCGGGTTTTCGGTGCTGACGCGCTTTGCCAATCTGCAACGCGGCGTCATCGACGCGCGCGACGTTCTCTATTTCGGGTCGCTGATCGTCGGCTTTCTGCTGATCACCGCCCTGATCGTCGATCTGAAGAAGGCGGAGTAA